In Gemmata obscuriglobus, a single genomic region encodes these proteins:
- a CDS encoding DUF971 domain-containing protein yields the protein MAEDLRPVSLNREGNGLKIEWSDGVATFTAFTALRAKCPCATCNEERGKPVDPFRILTPQEVAAGAPAPVAMTPVGHYAYQIKWNDGHDTGIYPLALLRALGEQNKEHR from the coding sequence ATGGCCGAAGACCTCCGCCCCGTGTCCCTCAATCGCGAGGGCAATGGGCTGAAGATCGAGTGGAGCGATGGGGTTGCCACATTCACGGCGTTCACCGCGCTCCGTGCGAAGTGCCCGTGCGCGACCTGCAACGAGGAGCGCGGTAAGCCGGTCGACCCCTTCCGCATCCTGACACCGCAGGAGGTGGCCGCCGGCGCCCCCGCGCCGGTCGCCATGACTCCGGTTGGTCACTACGCGTACCAGATCAAGTGGAACGACGGGCACGACACCGGCATCTACCCGCTCGCGCTTTTGCGCGCGCTGGGTGAACAAAATAAGGAACACCGATGA
- a CDS encoding PKD domain-containing protein has product MSGPSHPAPTSVSTPAKSGGWLKGMILGFLGLGGGAAGTYATAIVDQVVKPTKPVANFAVSTDGFTLTCQNQATGESGWWDFGDGTPLEPFSKEQPITHTYTKPGSYTVKLTVRNYLGDENERTVPVDVAAAAQSEPPPSIGAFTVQPVSAAVAPATFKLTADVVNAASCVWDLGDGRVEVTGGGKVERLVTFEKPGTFPISLVAHNGKQGAKQSAAAKVEAPRDGSTMAVLKVTDTGNKVERLTTNESVAVPVPSDKTQPTFAKVVHARPGFTIAEATIGDAPPSAKNLKIEVAPDKRFAKLSGTWVGDLKTTNKAAGGSDAIVRVKFIQERATAQPPSVMVVTGMFVNANGAIRADLPLPTAPAGLNSGKREYALEIRTTGSGKSTTVLQVPQPGKTLNFPWSGKQNGPNWSITYNAKIEGDMLVVTWVQGQ; this is encoded by the coding sequence ATGTCCGGCCCCTCGCACCCCGCGCCAACCTCGGTCAGCACGCCCGCGAAATCCGGCGGGTGGCTCAAGGGCATGATCCTCGGCTTCCTCGGGCTCGGCGGCGGTGCGGCCGGCACCTACGCCACCGCAATCGTGGACCAAGTGGTAAAGCCAACTAAACCGGTCGCAAATTTTGCGGTGAGCACCGACGGCTTCACACTCACCTGCCAGAACCAGGCGACCGGTGAGAGCGGTTGGTGGGACTTCGGTGACGGCACCCCTCTTGAACCGTTCTCCAAAGAGCAGCCGATTACTCACACTTACACCAAACCGGGCAGCTACACGGTCAAACTCACTGTCCGCAACTACCTCGGCGACGAAAACGAGCGCACCGTTCCTGTGGACGTTGCCGCGGCGGCGCAGTCCGAACCGCCTCCGAGCATCGGGGCATTTACGGTTCAACCGGTCTCGGCGGCCGTCGCCCCCGCAACCTTCAAGCTTACCGCGGATGTGGTCAACGCAGCGTCTTGCGTGTGGGACCTGGGCGACGGCCGCGTCGAGGTGACCGGCGGCGGCAAGGTCGAGCGACTCGTGACCTTCGAGAAGCCCGGCACGTTCCCGATCTCGCTCGTGGCGCACAACGGGAAGCAAGGCGCCAAACAGTCGGCGGCCGCGAAGGTCGAGGCGCCGCGGGACGGTAGCACGATGGCCGTGTTGAAGGTGACCGACACCGGCAACAAGGTCGAACGCCTTACAACGAACGAGTCTGTCGCGGTGCCCGTTCCGAGCGATAAGACACAACCCACCTTCGCTAAGGTCGTCCACGCCCGGCCGGGGTTCACCATCGCAGAGGCAACTATCGGAGATGCCCCGCCGAGCGCGAAGAACCTCAAAATTGAAGTGGCACCGGACAAGCGGTTTGCGAAACTCTCGGGCACCTGGGTCGGCGATCTGAAAACTACCAACAAAGCCGCCGGTGGCTCGGACGCTATCGTTCGCGTCAAGTTCATTCAGGAGCGTGCAACCGCTCAACCGCCGAGCGTCATGGTGGTGACGGGCATGTTCGTCAACGCAAACGGAGCGATCCGCGCGGACCTGCCGCTCCCGACCGCTCCCGCTGGACTGAACAGCGGAAAGCGCGAGTACGCACTTGAAATCCGCACCACCGGGAGCGGCAAATCCACAACCGTGCTGCAGGTGCCGCAACCGGGCAAGACGCTCAACTTTCCTTGGTCCGGAAAGCAGAACGGGCCGAACTGGAGTATCACCTACAACGCCAAAATCGAAGGCGACATGCTCGTTGTGACGTGGGTGCAGGGACAATAG
- a CDS encoding prenyltransferase/squalene oxidase repeat-containing protein, with amino-acid sequence MKSTYTTPETLSERDAAWFEELTVTLARGRSALLGLQHEDGHWAGTVETNERLEAELVLLLAFLGKLHNHRAAPAARSILSTQQADGTWGDLGASVRAYFALKLAGHAAATPHMTRAAEAIRARGGAAAADPLTRVWLALLGQLPHSACARTPVQTVLLPKWLGGIDSYPEWERAQRVALGIAQVHEPVVPLAEAVGISELFVRPAPAHKPNRPRPFRGRAVRAATNWLRARYSEDGPDSNFRVLAFTAVALKSIGVPADDAEMHWVLTQLESLCTIEGGALTVRPFRAPVRDTALALLALAGTEPSRPSAARDSIAEWLLERGSRPAPRRDTETAALVLTALARGGHVRNATASAVVYRSLNELLALQNRDGGWAAFDRGVSGDPSCPAVTACVLEAIGHFGFRVGQRPVDAAVQFILDRQEVAGQWHTRCGAGAIQTTWRVFAGLHAVGFDVYDLPIRRAVRWLKESQNADASWGSATETAWAVLALLAAGEGESEETRAGAEFIAGTQRADGTWPENGFPCTAFASGVELRSGIDAVCAPLLALGRYATDRGQPVEVRKTTVRRDAGHTLAGPKSTRHTLAEM; translated from the coding sequence GTGAAAAGCACCTATACGACCCCCGAAACGCTCTCCGAACGCGACGCGGCGTGGTTCGAGGAACTGACCGTCACGCTCGCACGCGGTCGCTCGGCCCTGCTCGGCCTTCAACACGAAGACGGGCACTGGGCCGGCACCGTGGAGACCAACGAACGCCTGGAAGCGGAATTGGTTCTTCTGCTCGCGTTTCTTGGCAAACTCCACAACCATCGTGCCGCCCCGGCCGCGCGTTCGATTCTGAGTACTCAACAGGCTGATGGCACGTGGGGCGATCTGGGCGCGTCCGTGCGGGCGTATTTCGCGCTGAAACTCGCCGGACACGCCGCCGCCACACCGCACATGACCCGCGCGGCCGAAGCAATTCGCGCGCGGGGCGGCGCGGCCGCCGCCGACCCACTCACGCGCGTGTGGCTGGCGCTGCTCGGCCAACTACCGCACTCCGCATGCGCCCGAACACCGGTTCAGACGGTGCTCCTGCCGAAGTGGCTCGGCGGTATCGATTCGTACCCCGAATGGGAGCGGGCTCAGCGGGTCGCGTTGGGAATCGCTCAGGTTCACGAACCGGTCGTTCCACTTGCGGAAGCGGTTGGTATCTCGGAGCTGTTCGTGCGCCCCGCTCCCGCACACAAGCCGAACAGGCCACGTCCGTTTCGCGGTCGCGCGGTCCGCGCCGCCACGAACTGGCTGCGAGCGCGGTACAGTGAGGACGGCCCCGACTCGAACTTCCGCGTACTCGCCTTCACGGCCGTCGCACTCAAATCAATCGGCGTGCCGGCCGACGACGCCGAAATGCACTGGGTGCTGACACAGCTCGAATCGCTGTGCACAATCGAGGGCGGCGCACTCACGGTGCGGCCGTTCCGGGCGCCCGTCCGTGACACCGCCCTCGCACTCCTCGCGCTGGCAGGCACCGAACCGAGCCGCCCGTCCGCGGCGCGCGATTCGATTGCCGAGTGGCTTCTGGAGCGCGGCTCCCGCCCCGCGCCCCGTCGCGACACCGAGACCGCCGCACTGGTCCTGACCGCCCTCGCCCGCGGGGGGCACGTGCGGAACGCTACGGCGAGCGCCGTGGTGTACCGTTCGCTCAACGAACTGCTGGCGCTCCAGAACCGTGACGGCGGGTGGGCGGCGTTCGACCGCGGGGTGAGCGGCGACCCGAGTTGCCCGGCGGTGACGGCGTGCGTGCTCGAAGCGATCGGGCACTTCGGGTTCCGCGTCGGGCAGCGGCCGGTCGACGCCGCGGTGCAGTTCATCCTCGACCGCCAGGAGGTCGCCGGGCAGTGGCACACCCGGTGCGGGGCCGGAGCGATCCAGACGACGTGGCGGGTGTTCGCCGGGCTCCACGCGGTCGGGTTCGACGTGTACGACCTCCCGATCCGCCGGGCGGTGCGCTGGCTCAAAGAATCTCAGAACGCCGACGCCAGTTGGGGCAGCGCGACCGAAACCGCGTGGGCGGTTCTGGCCCTCCTGGCCGCGGGTGAAGGGGAAAGCGAGGAGACCCGAGCGGGCGCCGAGTTCATCGCCGGCACGCAGCGCGCCGACGGCACCTGGCCCGAGAACGGCTTCCCCTGCACCGCCTTCGCCTCCGGGGTTGAGTTGCGGAGCGGAATCGACGCGGTGTGCGCTCCGCTGCTGGCGCTGGGGCGCTACGCGACCGACCGCGGGCAACCGGTCGAGGTCCGCAAAACGACGGTCCGCCGTGACGCCGGCCACACGCTCGCCGGGCCGAAAAGCACGCGGCACACCCTCGCGGAAATGTAG
- the leuS gene encoding leucine--tRNA ligase, translating into MPSYNHADVERRWQQFWETNKTFRTADPGEPGTEGKPKYYILDMFPYPSGAGLHVGHPEGYTATDILARFKRMNNFHVLHPMGWDAYGLPAEQYAVEKNVHPRITTQQNINTFRRQIKALGFSYDWDREVDTTDPNYFKWTQWIFLTIYDTWYDPVARKGRPIAELPIPAEVTGQGPDAVRKYQDDHRLAYQAEVPVNWCPALGTVLANEEVIDGKSERGGHPVERRPLRQWLMRITAYAERLLEDLEPLDWSHSIKEMQRNWIGKSEGAEVEFKLADHDATVRVFTTRPDTLYGATYMVLSPEHPLVPAITTPSHAAAVKEYQQAAARKSDFERTETAKKKTGVFTGAYAINPLGNEKIPIWIADYVLATYGTGAIMAVPGHDERDFEFAKEFGLPIVTVVRPTDEWLAKTGSTVSDLKEPYCEEGIAINSGRLNGLPTAEAKRDVIVTLEGRGVGHRRVNYKLRDWLFSRQRYWGEPFPVLHGAGGELVALSPGDLPLVPPDLEDFKPTGTPEGPLSKATDWVNVTAGGKGFKRETNTMPQWAGSCWYFLRYIDPQNTGAFADPAKLKHWLPIDLYVGGAEHAVLHLLYARFWHKVLFDRGYLPCPEPFQRLVNQGMILGEVELTAYQKGGKWVSANAVTDEEKELAEIKQGPVQTVSVTEEQVEKKGPSFVLKEDNSIRVDSRAHKMSKSRGNVVNPDDIVKEYGADSLRLYEMFMGPLEAVKPWNTKSVEGVYRFLSRAWRLIVDDMAESLTLNPAVKDVEPDRDTLRVLHRTIQKVGEDTEGLRFNTAISAMMEFVNHATKLEARPRAVLEPFVLLLAPYAPHVAEELWRALGHTDTLAYAPWPKFDPALAKADEIEVPVQINGKKKAVLKVPAEIDDAALEAAARADEAVKAAIDGKTVKMVKVVPRKLVNIVVV; encoded by the coding sequence ATGCCGAGTTATAATCACGCCGACGTGGAACGCCGCTGGCAGCAGTTCTGGGAAACGAACAAGACGTTTCGCACCGCCGACCCGGGCGAGCCGGGCACCGAAGGGAAGCCCAAGTACTACATCCTGGACATGTTCCCGTACCCGAGCGGCGCCGGGCTGCACGTCGGCCACCCCGAAGGGTACACCGCGACCGACATCCTGGCGCGGTTCAAGCGGATGAACAACTTCCACGTCCTGCACCCGATGGGCTGGGACGCCTACGGCCTGCCCGCCGAGCAGTACGCCGTCGAGAAGAACGTTCACCCGCGCATCACCACGCAGCAGAACATCAACACGTTCCGCCGCCAGATCAAGGCGCTGGGCTTCTCCTACGACTGGGACCGCGAGGTCGATACCACCGACCCGAACTACTTCAAGTGGACCCAGTGGATCTTCCTGACCATCTACGACACGTGGTACGACCCCGTCGCCAGGAAGGGCCGGCCCATCGCCGAGCTGCCGATCCCCGCCGAGGTGACGGGGCAGGGGCCGGACGCGGTGCGCAAGTACCAGGACGATCACCGGCTCGCTTATCAAGCGGAAGTGCCGGTGAACTGGTGCCCGGCGCTGGGGACCGTGCTCGCGAACGAAGAGGTCATTGACGGCAAGTCCGAGCGCGGCGGGCACCCGGTCGAGCGCCGCCCGCTGCGCCAGTGGCTGATGCGGATCACCGCCTACGCCGAGCGGCTGCTGGAAGACCTGGAGCCGCTGGACTGGTCGCACTCCATCAAGGAGATGCAGCGGAACTGGATCGGCAAGAGCGAGGGGGCCGAGGTCGAGTTCAAGCTGGCGGACCACGACGCGACCGTGCGCGTCTTCACCACCCGGCCCGATACGCTGTACGGCGCCACGTACATGGTGCTGTCCCCGGAGCACCCGCTGGTGCCGGCGATCACCACGCCGTCGCACGCCGCTGCCGTGAAGGAGTACCAGCAGGCGGCGGCGCGGAAGAGCGACTTCGAGCGCACCGAGACCGCCAAGAAGAAGACCGGCGTGTTCACCGGCGCCTACGCCATTAACCCGCTGGGCAACGAGAAGATCCCGATCTGGATCGCGGACTACGTGCTGGCGACCTACGGAACCGGCGCGATCATGGCCGTGCCGGGGCACGACGAACGCGACTTCGAGTTCGCGAAGGAGTTCGGGCTGCCGATCGTCACCGTCGTGCGGCCGACCGACGAGTGGCTGGCGAAAACCGGCAGCACCGTTTCGGATCTGAAGGAGCCGTACTGCGAGGAAGGGATCGCGATCAACAGCGGGCGGCTGAACGGGCTGCCCACCGCGGAAGCGAAGCGCGACGTGATCGTCACCCTGGAAGGGCGCGGCGTGGGGCACCGGCGGGTGAACTACAAGCTGCGCGACTGGCTGTTCAGCCGGCAGCGGTACTGGGGCGAGCCGTTCCCGGTGCTGCACGGGGCGGGCGGCGAACTGGTCGCGCTTTCGCCGGGCGACCTGCCGCTGGTGCCGCCGGACCTGGAGGACTTCAAGCCGACCGGCACCCCCGAAGGCCCGCTGTCGAAGGCGACCGACTGGGTGAACGTGACGGCGGGCGGGAAGGGCTTCAAGCGCGAGACGAACACGATGCCGCAGTGGGCCGGCTCGTGCTGGTACTTCCTGCGCTACATCGACCCGCAGAACACGGGCGCGTTCGCCGACCCTGCGAAGCTGAAGCACTGGCTGCCCATCGACCTGTACGTCGGCGGGGCCGAGCACGCGGTGCTGCACCTGCTGTACGCGCGGTTCTGGCACAAGGTGCTGTTCGACCGCGGCTACCTGCCGTGCCCGGAGCCGTTCCAGCGGCTCGTGAACCAGGGCATGATTCTGGGAGAAGTTGAGCTGACTGCTTACCAGAAGGGCGGGAAATGGGTGTCGGCAAATGCCGTTACCGATGAAGAGAAGGAACTGGCCGAAATTAAGCAAGGCCCGGTCCAGACCGTGAGCGTCACCGAGGAGCAGGTTGAGAAAAAGGGACCGTCGTTCGTGCTGAAGGAGGACAACAGCATTCGCGTCGATTCACGCGCGCACAAGATGTCGAAGTCCCGCGGGAACGTGGTGAACCCGGACGACATCGTGAAGGAGTACGGGGCCGACAGCCTGCGGCTGTACGAGATGTTCATGGGGCCGCTGGAGGCGGTGAAGCCCTGGAACACCAAGAGCGTCGAGGGCGTTTACCGTTTCCTTTCGCGCGCATGGCGGTTGATCGTCGACGACATGGCCGAGTCGCTGACGCTGAACCCGGCTGTGAAGGACGTGGAACCGGACCGCGACACGCTCCGCGTGCTGCACCGCACCATCCAGAAGGTGGGCGAGGACACCGAAGGGTTGCGCTTCAACACCGCGATCTCCGCGATGATGGAGTTCGTAAACCACGCCACCAAGCTGGAGGCGCGACCCCGCGCGGTGCTGGAACCGTTCGTGCTGCTGCTGGCGCCGTACGCGCCGCACGTCGCGGAGGAACTGTGGCGCGCCCTGGGGCACACGGACACGCTCGCCTACGCGCCGTGGCCGAAGTTCGATCCCGCGCTGGCGAAGGCCGACGAGATCGAGGTGCCGGTTCAGATCAACGGCAAGAAGAAGGCCGTGCTGAAGGTGCCCGCGGAGATCGACGACGCCGCACTGGAAGCCGCGGCCCGCGCCGACGAGGCCGTGAAGGCCGCGATCGATGGGAAGACCGTGAAGATGGTGAAAGTGGTGCCGCGGAAGCTGGTAAACATCGTGGTTGTTTGA